The proteins below are encoded in one region of Podarcis raffonei isolate rPodRaf1 chromosome 6, rPodRaf1.pri, whole genome shotgun sequence:
- the LOC128416517 gene encoding androgen-induced gene 1 protein-like isoform X1, with translation MAVPLRGQRAAALLHFLCFLWAVFAVSQNAGFPRSVRKEPDVTYGGSWKHLTFLNQVVLQTILYLLCVISDTVALCMPSLEKRVSSLVVPLRDFIFSSYVFPIGLFVPVAFWSLYVYDRELVYPLQLDDVNPIWLNHTMHTTILPLLFIELFICDHKYPRRCRGILGLCAFAVVYLSWIMWVNHASGIWAYPVLGVLSPLGRAIFISISFLIMVIFYFVGEQLTKRLWAKRKRKCT, from the exons atggctgtgccgCTGCGGGGCCAGCGGGCCGCGGCGCTCCTacatttcctctgcttcctctgGGCGGTTTTCGCCGTCAGCCAGAACGCGGGGTTTCCCAGGTCGGTCCGCAAGGAACCGGACGTCACCTACGGGGGCTCCTGGAAACACCTGACCTTCCTCAACCAGGTG GTTCTACAGACAATCCTGTATCTGTTATGTGTCATATCTGATACTGTAGCTCTGTGCATGCCTTCATTAGAGAAAAGAGTATCATCATTGGTGGTGCCTCTCAGAGATTTCATCTTCTCTTCATATGTGTTTCCTATTGGCTTA TTTGTACCTGTTGCTTTCTGGAGCCTTTACGTATATGACAGAGAACTAGTGTATCCTTTACAGCTGGATGACGTTAATCCAATTTGGCTTAATCATACTATG caTACCACCATCCTCCCActgcttttcatagaattgttCATTTGTGATCATAAGTATCCCCGTAGATGTAGAGGAATTTTGGGACTTTGCGCCTTTGCAGTTGTATACCTCTCATG GATAATGTGGGTAAACCATGCAAGTGGGATTTGGGCATATCCAGTTTTAGGAGTGCTCAGTCCATTAGGACGGGCAATATTTATCTCCATATCTTTTCTTATAATGGTAATCTTCTACTTCGTTGGGGAGCAACTAACAAAACGCTTGTGGG CAAAACGTAAAAGGAAATGCACATAG
- the LOC128416517 gene encoding androgen-induced gene 1 protein-like isoform X2, which produces MAVPLRGQRAAALLHFLCFLWAVFAVSQNAGFPRSVRKEPDVTYGGSWKHLTFLNQVLQTILYLLCVISDTVALCMPSLEKRVSSLVVPLRDFIFSSYVFPIGLFVPVAFWSLYVYDRELVYPLQLDDVNPIWLNHTMHTTILPLLFIELFICDHKYPRRCRGILGLCAFAVVYLSWIMWVNHASGIWAYPVLGVLSPLGRAIFISISFLIMVIFYFVGEQLTKRLWAKRKRKCT; this is translated from the exons atggctgtgccgCTGCGGGGCCAGCGGGCCGCGGCGCTCCTacatttcctctgcttcctctgGGCGGTTTTCGCCGTCAGCCAGAACGCGGGGTTTCCCAGGTCGGTCCGCAAGGAACCGGACGTCACCTACGGGGGCTCCTGGAAACACCTGACCTTCCTCAACCAG GTTCTACAGACAATCCTGTATCTGTTATGTGTCATATCTGATACTGTAGCTCTGTGCATGCCTTCATTAGAGAAAAGAGTATCATCATTGGTGGTGCCTCTCAGAGATTTCATCTTCTCTTCATATGTGTTTCCTATTGGCTTA TTTGTACCTGTTGCTTTCTGGAGCCTTTACGTATATGACAGAGAACTAGTGTATCCTTTACAGCTGGATGACGTTAATCCAATTTGGCTTAATCATACTATG caTACCACCATCCTCCCActgcttttcatagaattgttCATTTGTGATCATAAGTATCCCCGTAGATGTAGAGGAATTTTGGGACTTTGCGCCTTTGCAGTTGTATACCTCTCATG GATAATGTGGGTAAACCATGCAAGTGGGATTTGGGCATATCCAGTTTTAGGAGTGCTCAGTCCATTAGGACGGGCAATATTTATCTCCATATCTTTTCTTATAATGGTAATCTTCTACTTCGTTGGGGAGCAACTAACAAAACGCTTGTGGG CAAAACGTAAAAGGAAATGCACATAG